The Polyangium mundeleinium genome contains the following window.
AGACACGGACGCGAGGGCCCCCCCGCCGCATGCTCCACCCCGGAGACCGCGATCGGGCCTCGACGCAGCAGGTTTCCTGGCTCCCGGATCGTCCTCGGGCGGACCTTCCCACGCGTTCGCGTCTCCTCGGCTCGCACCGACGAGGCGCTCTCCGCGCAGTGGCTCTTCCGCCTTCGTCCCCGGTTACAGTGGCGGGGGCCGCGCCGGCATGGGACCGGCTTCCCTGTTGTCCGGCGCGCGCGTGCGGCGAGCCTTCGCTCGGCGCACGCGCGCGCCCACTGCTCGAGATCGGCGGGCCCCTCGACTTGCATCCCGGGGTCCGCACGGGGCGGCGTAGGCGATGAACGAGCGTGCAGTCAAGAAGAGGTTCATCGACCGGAGCGCTCGCTCACTCGACGGCCTCGGGAGCGTGGGGAGGCGGCCACGGGGGGGCTACAAAGGAGAGGGGAGGGGGGTACGTACGAGAGGGGCCACGGGCCACCCGGACCGCGGGGTGGGCCCGGACCGACCCCGAAACCCCGGAAAACGCTTGTCCGCGTGGGAAGGTACTCGTTGTTGAAAAGGACTCGTTGCGCTCTCGCCCGAGATGGACGACGCTTGTGGGAAACCAGCACCGTCCCGACCCACTGGGCAACGAGGCGGCTGACCCTCTTCTCGTCGTGACCAACAGAACTCCTCCCCCCCCGATCACTCCCGGAACGGTCATCAACGACCGCTATGAAATCCGACTAAGCCTCGGCAAGGGTGGCATGGGCGAGGTCTTCCTCGCATTCGACCGATCGACGCAGCAAGAGGTCGCGCTGAAGGTCGTGCGCGAGGAATCGCGCATGCCCGGCGACGACGAGGCGCTGCGGCAAGAGCTCTTGCTCGCGCGATCGGTCGCCCACCCCAACGTTTGCAAGGTCTTCGATCTCGCCCCGAGCCTATGGGGGCCCATCCTCGTGATGGAGAAGATCGCCGGACAAACCCTCCACACGCACATCCGGAAGAAAAAAGCGCAAGGCGGCTACACCGCCGACGAGTTCCGGAAGATCGCGGCGGAGGTGTGCAGCGGCCTCGCGGCGATCCACGCGCAAGGCCTCGTGCACGGCGATCTCAAGCCGGGCAACGTGATGGTGAGCGAAGGCCGCACCGTCATCCTCGACTTCGGCTTCGCGCAGGAGCGCGCCCGCGCCTCGGCGCGCCGCCCCGGGGCGCCGCCGGACGGCGGCACGCCGAACTACATGTCGCCCGAGCGCCTGCGCAACGGCGGCGCCAGCGTCGACGACGACGTCTACGCCATGGTGCTCACGCTCTGGGAGATGTGGACCTGCCGCGTCCCCGAGCCTGGTTACAAGCCGCGCGCGCGGCCCATGCGCCAGCAGATCATGTTCGACGTGCCCGCGGGCCTGGCGACCGACGAGGTCAAGCAGATCTTCCGCGGCATGAACGAAGACCCGACGATGCGCCCCCAGGCGCGTCACCTCCGGTTCTTCAACCCGACGCAGCTCACGACGAGCCCGATCCAGCTCCCGCGCGAGCGCCTCGAACCCGGGCCTCCGCCGGGCCGCGCCCAGACCGCCGCGTTCACGCCCGGCGCGCAGTCGCTACTCATCACGTACGCGACCAACGCGCCGGAGATCGTCGGGCAGATCCTGCCCCTCGACAAACCGATCATGACGCTCGGCCGTCGCGCCGATCAGGACCTCGTGATCCCCGAGGCCACGGTGAGCGGCCAGCACGCGTTGCTCCGTTGCCAGTCGGGCTCGTGGACGATCGAGGACCTCGGCAGCACGAATGGCAGCTACGCGGAGTTCGGCTTCGAGCGCAAGAGCCAGATCACCTTCATGCACAACGGCGAGGTCCAGGTCGGCGAGTGCCGCCTGAAGCTCGTCAGCTTCGGCCCCGAGTCGCCCTCGCACAAGCGCGCGCGCCAGTACCTCGCGAAGCGTGACGGCCTCACGGGCCTGCTCGTACGCGACCACCTCATGAAGGCCATCGACGAGGACGGGCTCTTCGCTGAGTGGGCCGAGGTGAACGTGCAGGTCGCGCGCTACGAGCTGCGCGGCCCGAACCGGCAGGTGAGCGAGAGGCCGACGATCCTCGAGATGCTCGCGCTGCGCAAGGCGGCCCAGCGCGTCGTCGACCTGACGGAGATGCTCATGCTGAGCCTCACGCCCGTCGTCGCCGGCCGCACCGGGCCGCTCAAGTTCGTGGTGTCGATGGTCGGCCATTCGCTCGAAGAGGCCCGCCACGTCGTCGAGCAAGTCCTCTCCCAGGTGCAAGGCACGCTGCCAGACTCGCTCGAGCTCACCGCCACCATCGTCAAGGGCGAGCCGGGTCGACCGGCCCGGACCCTCCTCGACTAACCCCGTGATCTCCCGGTGAAGAGCTTCGGCCGACGATGATCAGGCCCCCGCTGTCGTCGAGCCCGCCGTCGCAGCCCTCCCCGTACCGCTATCTCGGTCGCGGCGGGGGCGAGCGGCCCGTGCGTATGCAGATCATCTTCGCGCTCGTCGCGGGGATGATTCTCGTCGCCGTTCCTCTGTACCTCTGGCGCGGGCCGCGGCCCGACTCGATCCCCTCGGCCGACGCGGCCGTCACGGACGCCGGCACGACGGACGCGAGTGCGCCGGTCTTCGTGGTCGATGCGGGCCCGCCGCCGGTCACCCTCTCCTCGTTCACCACGATTCGTTGCGAGAACCCGGGGCCCGGGAAGACCCCACCGGAGCGGTGCGATCACGTTACCTTCTTCGAGGACGGCCTCGCCCGTGCCATCCGCGAGAACACAGCGTGCGCGCCCACCGGAAAGTCGCAAACCACCGTGAGCTTCGTGCTGGAGATGGACTTCCGCACGAAGAAGACGAACCTCTTCGTCGGCAAGTCGTCGAGCATCAAGCGCGACAAAGCGAAGGAACTCCTCCGCTGCGTCAAGCGCGCGATGCCGAAGCCCGACTGGCCCACGATCCCGCA
Protein-coding sequences here:
- a CDS encoding FHA domain-containing serine/threonine-protein kinase, encoding MTNRTPPPPITPGTVINDRYEIRLSLGKGGMGEVFLAFDRSTQQEVALKVVREESRMPGDDEALRQELLLARSVAHPNVCKVFDLAPSLWGPILVMEKIAGQTLHTHIRKKKAQGGYTADEFRKIAAEVCSGLAAIHAQGLVHGDLKPGNVMVSEGRTVILDFGFAQERARASARRPGAPPDGGTPNYMSPERLRNGGASVDDDVYAMVLTLWEMWTCRVPEPGYKPRARPMRQQIMFDVPAGLATDEVKQIFRGMNEDPTMRPQARHLRFFNPTQLTTSPIQLPRERLEPGPPPGRAQTAAFTPGAQSLLITYATNAPEIVGQILPLDKPIMTLGRRADQDLVIPEATVSGQHALLRCQSGSWTIEDLGSTNGSYAEFGFERKSQITFMHNGEVQVGECRLKLVSFGPESPSHKRARQYLAKRDGLTGLLVRDHLMKAIDEDGLFAEWAEVNVQVARYELRGPNRQVSERPTILEMLALRKAAQRVVDLTEMLMLSLTPVVAGRTGPLKFVVSMVGHSLEEARHVVEQVLSQVQGTLPDSLELTATIVKGEPGRPARTLLD